One Bifidobacterium angulatum DSM 20098 = JCM 7096 DNA window includes the following coding sequences:
- a CDS encoding amidase family protein: MLPGQTWTSYTGLWSSIVGPVGDAEFVTNYETYMRYDGRSKAKTVQQLIDKSKALADTNTPVNPARIKGYETNVKSAGKFKSDEVQSIIYEKMPALTNTVEQTMIKNGVDALIYPTMSCVASVRHDAKDSTYKCDSDDPYAASYLASSAHLPEISVPAGRDSQNMPIGLSFAGAQDSERILLCLAAAYEKISPYKNGDGLELD, from the coding sequence GGACGTCCTACACCGGCTTATGGAGCAGCATCGTGGGACCGGTCGGTGACGCCGAATTCGTTACCAACTATGAAACCTACATGCGCTACGACGGACGAAGCAAGGCCAAGACGGTTCAACAGCTGATAGACAAGAGCAAAGCCCTGGCTGACACGAATACTCCTGTCAATCCTGCTCGAATCAAAGGCTACGAGACGAACGTGAAGAGCGCCGGCAAGTTTAAGAGCGACGAAGTCCAATCGATTATCTACGAGAAGATGCCGGCACTCACCAACACTGTCGAACAAACCATGATCAAGAACGGCGTCGACGCTCTCATCTACCCGACCATGAGCTGTGTCGCCAGCGTCCGCCATGACGCCAAGGACAGCACCTACAAGTGCGACAGCGACGACCCATACGCCGCCTCCTATCTGGCTAGCAGCGCGCACCTGCCGGAAATCAGCGTCCCCGCCGGTCGTGACAGTCAGAACATGCCAATCGGACTCTCCTTCGCCGGCGCACAAGACAGCGAGCGAATACTACTATGCCTCGCTGCCGCCTATGAGAAGATAAGTCCGTACAAGAACGGCGACGGTCTGGAGCTCGACTGA